One window of Salegentibacter sp. Hel_I_6 genomic DNA carries:
- a CDS encoding DUF1837 domain-containing protein — MENSDEPSIGDFEILLDDFFCNLNPDTKLQDIDRKRVLSVVNSFEEGKWRYQEFQNFIWDNIAETALSYQDRNALINQSHSSLIEAAKNLRLIDNPYGETEGSELAEILLYGFMKHHFKALTAVPKIFYKQNPKDNAKGADSVHVVLEDDDSFTLWFGESKFYNSIEDARLSTIIKSVEESLTKEKLQKENRIITNVQDLQAILQDKKEVYEKIKKLLSKSTSVDKIKAKLNVPILILHQCDITNSCIEMTEDYKKEIMEHHIERAESYFKKQIKKLNSKVFKYSEISFHLILFPIPEKKPIVEKFLNNVEFYKNQ; from the coding sequence ATGGAAAATTCTGATGAACCCTCAATCGGTGATTTTGAAATTTTATTAGATGATTTTTTCTGTAATTTAAATCCGGACACAAAATTACAAGATATTGATCGTAAACGAGTATTAAGTGTGGTCAATAGTTTTGAAGAAGGAAAGTGGAGATACCAAGAATTTCAAAACTTTATTTGGGATAATATAGCGGAAACCGCACTTTCATATCAAGATCGAAATGCTTTAATAAATCAATCACATTCTTCTTTAATCGAAGCAGCGAAAAATTTACGTTTAATAGATAATCCTTACGGAGAAACAGAAGGCAGTGAGTTGGCTGAAATTCTTTTATATGGGTTTATGAAGCACCATTTCAAAGCTCTTACTGCAGTTCCAAAAATTTTTTATAAACAGAATCCAAAGGATAATGCAAAAGGGGCGGACAGCGTTCACGTGGTTTTGGAAGATGATGATAGTTTTACGCTTTGGTTCGGGGAATCTAAATTCTATAATTCTATAGAGGATGCGAGGTTAAGCACCATTATCAAATCTGTTGAGGAATCATTGACGAAAGAAAAACTACAAAAAGAGAACCGTATTATAACTAACGTTCAAGACTTACAGGCAATTTTACAGGACAAAAAAGAAGTTTATGAAAAAATAAAAAAACTATTATCAAAAAGCACATCTGTTGATAAAATTAAAGCAAAACTGAATGTTCCAATTTTAATATTGCATCAATGTGATATCACTAATTCTTGCATCGAAATGACAGAAGATTATAAAAAGGAAATTATGGAACATCACATAGAACGTGCTGAGTCGTATTTTAAGAAGCAAATTAAGAAACTCAATTCTAAAGTTTTTAAATATTCAGAAATATCTTTTCACTTAATCTTATTTCCTATACCTGAAAAAAAGCCAATTGTGGAAAAGTTTCTAAATAATGTTGAATTTTATAAGAATCAATAA
- a CDS encoding DEAD/DEAH box helicase has translation MAIDVFQKCSEINDLLIDNKENDARNELIKLLDYHQSEELEYTPLINNLIRQTGLYPYIDYENANWQEKFLYDIFKVDTGEKDQLPLHREQSRLLKKLLNNESIAVSAPTSFGKSFVIDAYISINKPNTVVIIVPTIALTDETRRRLYKKFSDSYKIITTAEADLAEKNILIFPQERAINYVNKLKSIDMLIIDEFYKASSNFDKDRSSTLIKAILKLGKVAKQKYFLAPNISKLTNNPFTKGMEFVELDFNTVFLEKHNLYQDIKKDEEAKSIALVGILSNKQTKTLIYAGTYKNIDNISNLLLTSLPDKERKVLIDFSKWLSKNYSYNWSLTKLVKKGAGVHNGKLHRSISQIQVKLFSEKHDGIDDLISTSSIIEGVNTSAENVVIWANRSGKGNAKLNDFTYKNIMGRGGRMFKHFIGKIYILDEPPKESQTQLDIPFPDEILGDIDEEKFKEELTTDQIAKIISYKEEMRVILGDKQFEQLISENSFQTSNMDLIKDVALDMKSNPDNWNGLGYLNASAPSKWDRMLYKVIKLQPGGWEIEYSKFVEFVKKLKYNWFKPIPVLLGDLEKENIGIDDFFKLERKVTFKLSSLLSDINILQKEILPDKNYDISRFVSLTSHAFLPTAVYQLEEYGLPRMLSRKVHKAGLINFHDKELDIHSCLEKFKSLGLKTVKNNVEIDVFDDYILDYFFEGITLNRNDEN, from the coding sequence ATGGCAATAGATGTATTCCAAAAATGTAGTGAAATAAATGACCTGCTTATTGATAATAAAGAGAATGATGCTAGGAATGAATTGATAAAACTTTTAGATTATCATCAATCTGAGGAACTTGAGTATACACCACTAATTAATAACTTAATACGGCAAACTGGTTTATATCCATATATTGATTATGAAAACGCTAATTGGCAGGAGAAATTTTTATATGATATTTTTAAAGTAGACACTGGTGAAAAAGACCAATTACCTTTACATCGAGAACAATCTAGGCTTCTAAAAAAATTATTGAACAATGAAAGCATAGCAGTAAGTGCTCCAACTTCGTTTGGGAAAAGTTTTGTAATCGATGCTTACATTTCAATAAACAAACCGAATACTGTTGTTATTATTGTTCCTACAATTGCTCTTACGGATGAAACTAGAAGGAGATTATATAAAAAATTCTCAGATTCTTATAAGATTATAACTACTGCGGAAGCAGATTTAGCTGAAAAGAATATTTTAATTTTTCCTCAAGAAAGAGCGATAAATTATGTCAATAAATTAAAATCTATTGATATGTTGATCATTGACGAATTCTACAAAGCAAGTTCTAATTTTGACAAGGATCGTTCTTCAACATTAATAAAAGCTATTCTAAAATTAGGTAAAGTTGCCAAACAAAAGTATTTCTTAGCACCTAACATTTCTAAACTGACGAATAACCCTTTTACAAAAGGTATGGAATTCGTTGAATTAGATTTCAACACAGTCTTTCTTGAGAAGCATAACTTATATCAAGATATAAAAAAGGATGAGGAAGCTAAAAGTATTGCATTAGTAGGTATTCTGAGTAATAAGCAAACCAAGACGTTAATTTACGCTGGCACCTATAAAAATATAGATAATATTTCCAATTTACTACTAACATCTTTACCAGATAAAGAAAGAAAAGTACTTATTGATTTTTCAAAATGGCTAAGTAAAAACTATAGTTATAATTGGAGTTTGACAAAATTGGTAAAAAAAGGTGCAGGTGTGCATAATGGTAAATTACATAGATCTATAAGCCAAATTCAGGTAAAGTTATTTTCTGAAAAGCATGATGGTATTGATGATTTAATATCTACTTCATCAATTATCGAGGGTGTCAATACATCTGCAGAAAATGTTGTAATATGGGCTAATAGGAGTGGAAAGGGTAATGCTAAACTAAATGATTTTACCTATAAAAATATTATGGGTAGGGGCGGTAGAATGTTTAAACATTTTATTGGTAAAATCTACATCCTGGACGAACCACCAAAAGAATCACAAACACAATTAGATATTCCATTTCCTGACGAGATTCTTGGAGATATTGATGAAGAAAAATTTAAGGAAGAACTTACCACAGACCAAATAGCTAAAATAATATCCTATAAAGAAGAAATGCGGGTTATTTTAGGTGATAAGCAGTTTGAACAATTAATTTCTGAAAATAGTTTTCAAACTAGTAACATGGATCTTATTAAGGATGTTGCTTTAGATATGAAAAGTAATCCGGATAATTGGAATGGCTTAGGTTATTTGAATGCATCAGCTCCTTCAAAATGGGATCGTATGCTATATAAGGTCATTAAATTGCAACCTGGAGGATGGGAAATAGAATATTCCAAATTTGTTGAATTTGTAAAAAAGTTAAAATATAATTGGTTTAAACCTATACCCGTTTTATTGGGTGATTTGGAAAAAGAAAATATTGGGATTGATGATTTTTTCAAATTGGAAAGGAAAGTGACATTTAAACTCTCATCCCTTTTAAGTGATATTAATATTTTACAAAAGGAAATTTTACCTGATAAAAATTACGACATTTCTCGATTTGTGTCATTAACATCTCATGCGTTCTTACCCACAGCAGTCTATCAATTAGAGGAATATGGACTCCCAAGAATGTTGTCAAGAAAAGTACATAAGGCAGGTTTAATAAATTTTCATGATAAAGAATTAGATATTCATTCCTGTCTAGAAAAATTTAAATCACTTGGTTTAAAGACGGTAAAAAATAATGTTGAAATTGATGTTTTTGATGATTATATACTTGATTACTTTTTTGAAGGAATTACTCTAAATCGGAATGATGAAAATTAG
- a CDS encoding SusC/RagA family TonB-linked outer membrane protein encodes MKNNYSRLKWVALIIIGGILFFLSKTATAATATPLPLQQEISGVVQDQNGLPIPGVTVTVKNTNRGTVTNLDGEYSISAPANGTLVFSYIGFKTVEIPVENNEEISIQLEEDVSALGEVKINAGYYNITQRERTGNISRVTAEEIELQPVVSPIQALQGRMAGVEVTSGGSHPGMAPTIKIRGTNSLREEGNYPLYIIDGVPINSTPVESSSLMSSSGIDPLNNLDVSNIESIEVLKDADATAIYGSRGANGVVLITTKQGRAMGTGLETRIYTGVASVPNRLELLNTEEYLEVRRTAFENDGVEPTESNAFDLLLWDQDRYTDWQDFLFGGTSETTNANITFKGGNENTSFRLGSSYFSQGTVYPGDFDYQKVTGNLNLNHRSKNDKFILALSVNYGVDVNNLVGNVSFNSSISFLPPNAPAIFNEDGSLHWDEWGEAGLDNPFAGYFNRSTTNTNNLISNIGLSYKLLPGLEFKSSLGYTYYNSRELRKQPRRSYNPSDAIYHRSSHLTAIRDSWIIEPQLNYNKSFKDLNLNFLIGATFQENNDFSERFQGDGYASESLIGNIGAAENITNAIRENTEYRYAAIFSRIGLNWDSKYYLNFTGRRDGSSRFGPNNRFANFGAVGTAWIFSEEKFIKKIFPFLSFGKLRGSYGTTGNDQIGDYGYLDAYEATIGPGGLYPTGLANPNYSWEVNKKLEGGLELGIIKDRIRLGTSYYRNRSSNQLVGYPLPHITGFTSVQANLPATVENRGLELEFNSLNIKTESIRWESSINLTIPENELISYPDIEQSSYANTYRVGSPLNISLLYDYTGLDPETGFYSIRDVNDDGSYDYQDRLIVRDQNREYYGGINNNLSFKNFSLQFLWEFVKQDGRLTSFAAGTASNSTELILSELQGESPYQQISQSIASQTAYNRVLNTTFPIRDASYIRLKTLSLSYQFPGNLLKNTGIRNAQFFLHGQNLLTITNYDGMDPERPGFGLGNLRTITGGLEINF; translated from the coding sequence ATGAAAAATAATTACTCGCGCCTTAAATGGGTGGCGCTAATTATTATAGGCGGGATACTCTTCTTCTTGTCCAAAACTGCTACTGCAGCAACAGCTACTCCCCTGCCCTTGCAGCAAGAAATCTCTGGTGTAGTACAAGATCAAAACGGCCTTCCTATTCCGGGGGTAACTGTAACAGTTAAAAATACTAACAGAGGGACAGTAACTAACCTGGATGGCGAATACAGTATCTCTGCTCCTGCCAATGGGACTTTGGTTTTTTCTTATATAGGTTTTAAAACTGTAGAAATCCCGGTAGAAAACAACGAAGAAATTAGCATTCAATTAGAGGAGGATGTTTCTGCCTTGGGCGAAGTAAAAATTAATGCTGGCTATTACAATATTACACAGCGGGAACGAACGGGAAATATTTCAAGAGTTACCGCAGAGGAAATAGAATTACAGCCCGTGGTAAGTCCTATACAAGCATTGCAAGGGAGAATGGCGGGGGTAGAAGTTACTTCTGGTGGCAGCCATCCCGGGATGGCTCCTACTATAAAGATTAGGGGAACCAATAGTTTACGAGAAGAAGGAAACTATCCTTTATATATTATAGACGGTGTTCCTATCAATTCAACCCCGGTAGAAAGTAGTTCCCTTATGTCTAGTTCAGGGATAGATCCCTTAAATAACCTTGATGTTTCCAACATTGAAAGTATAGAAGTTTTAAAAGACGCTGATGCAACAGCCATCTATGGGTCGAGAGGGGCTAATGGAGTTGTTTTAATTACTACTAAACAAGGCAGAGCAATGGGTACAGGTTTGGAGACAAGAATCTATACAGGAGTGGCCAGCGTACCTAATAGACTGGAATTACTGAATACCGAAGAGTATTTGGAGGTACGAAGAACAGCTTTTGAAAACGACGGGGTTGAGCCGACAGAGAGTAATGCTTTTGATCTTTTATTGTGGGACCAGGATCGTTACACCGACTGGCAAGATTTTCTGTTTGGTGGCACTTCGGAGACTACTAATGCTAATATAACCTTTAAAGGAGGGAATGAAAATACCTCCTTTAGATTGGGTAGTTCTTATTTTTCTCAAGGCACAGTTTACCCTGGAGATTTTGATTACCAAAAAGTTACAGGAAATTTAAATTTAAATCACCGTTCAAAGAACGATAAATTTATTTTAGCCCTTTCAGTAAATTATGGTGTAGATGTAAATAATTTGGTGGGCAACGTTAGTTTTAATTCGTCTATTTCCTTTTTACCGCCAAATGCACCTGCTATTTTTAACGAGGATGGAAGTTTGCATTGGGATGAATGGGGAGAAGCCGGTTTAGACAATCCATTTGCCGGATATTTTAACCGCAGTACTACCAACACCAATAATCTTATTTCGAATATTGGTTTATCTTATAAATTACTCCCGGGTTTGGAATTTAAATCTAGTTTAGGATACACCTATTATAATTCCCGCGAACTTCGTAAACAGCCCAGGCGGTCTTACAATCCTTCCGATGCTATTTATCATAGGTCGTCACATTTAACCGCTATTAGAGATTCCTGGATTATTGAACCCCAATTGAACTATAATAAATCTTTCAAAGACCTAAACTTAAATTTCCTGATAGGGGCTACTTTTCAAGAAAATAATGATTTTTCAGAAAGATTTCAAGGTGATGGTTATGCTTCCGAATCCCTTATAGGCAATATTGGAGCCGCGGAAAATATAACCAATGCAATACGTGAAAATACCGAATATCGATATGCTGCAATTTTCTCAAGAATTGGGCTTAACTGGGATAGTAAATATTACCTGAATTTTACGGGTAGACGGGACGGATCTTCTCGGTTTGGACCTAATAACAGGTTTGCCAATTTTGGTGCAGTAGGAACTGCCTGGATTTTTAGTGAAGAAAAATTTATTAAAAAAATATTTCCTTTCCTGAGCTTTGGAAAACTTAGGGGAAGTTACGGAACCACCGGAAATGATCAAATTGGCGATTATGGTTATTTAGATGCCTACGAAGCCACCATAGGGCCTGGAGGTTTGTACCCCACAGGCCTTGCAAATCCGAATTATTCCTGGGAAGTAAATAAAAAACTTGAAGGTGGCTTAGAATTAGGGATTATAAAAGATCGAATTCGACTGGGCACAAGTTATTATCGAAACCGATCTTCAAACCAATTAGTGGGTTATCCACTTCCGCACATAACAGGTTTTACCTCTGTACAGGCAAACTTACCCGCTACCGTGGAGAATAGGGGTTTGGAATTAGAGTTTAACAGTTTAAATATTAAAACAGAAAGTATTAGATGGGAAAGTTCAATTAACCTAACAATACCAGAAAACGAATTGATTAGTTACCCCGATATTGAGCAATCCTCTTATGCAAATACTTACCGTGTTGGTTCGCCTTTAAACATTTCATTACTATATGATTATACCGGGTTAGATCCTGAAACAGGGTTTTATAGCATTCGGGATGTAAACGACGATGGTAGTTATGATTATCAGGACCGATTGATAGTGCGTGATCAAAATCGTGAGTATTACGGCGGTATCAATAATAACCTATCCTTCAAAAATTTCTCATTACAGTTTCTTTGGGAATTTGTAAAACAGGATGGAAGACTTACTTCTTTTGCAGCTGGCACCGCCAGTAACTCCACTGAATTAATTTTATCAGAACTTCAAGGAGAAAGTCCCTATCAGCAAATATCCCAATCTATTGCTTCTCAAACAGCATACAACCGGGTACTTAATACAACTTTTCCTATTCGGGATGCTTCTTATATAAGACTTAAAACGCTATCCCTTTCTTATCAATTTCCTGGAAATCTGCTAAAAAATACGGGGATTAGAAATGCACAATTTTTTCTTCACGGACAGAACCTACTTACTATCACCAATTATGATGGGATGGACCCCGAAAGGCCTGGTTTCGGCCTAGGAAATTTAAGAACAATTACAGGCGGATTGGAAATTAACTTCTAA
- a CDS encoding RagB/SusD family nutrient uptake outer membrane protein, with amino-acid sequence MKFKYNHIIVTLLLSVYLFSSCEDFVEVAAPENKMVRDVVFENEGTAKSAMTGIYNELFRAEFSNGQRNSITILSGFSGDNISNIYDTNIERIQFEQNEIIPDNSGNLSIWSSAYNIIYMTNSLLEGLENSGGISEQVKTQLEGEARFIRAFSYFNLVNLYSDIPLLLTTDYEENQLLSRTPMSEVYEEIINDLLLAEELLGGEFPENERTRVNSYTASALLARVYLYLEDWDNAETFSSKVIEATSNYEILNDPEEVFLANSKEAIWQISPLGGGGLSTHTNEGNLLIVDPVLSFLAGIELEEELAAIFDQEDKRLANWIGYDSGLEVFFAHKYKIRNSNDYPIEEYSMVMRLAEQYLIRAEARAHLGDLPEALQDIDVIRERAGISLISEISPEIGQQALLDIIMLERRKELFTEWGHRWFDLKRTGRAGEVLGSQNPLWEATDIWYPIPSEERMRNPNLSQNEGY; translated from the coding sequence ATGAAATTTAAATATAATCATATCATAGTCACTTTATTACTATCAGTTTATCTCTTTTCTTCTTGCGAAGATTTTGTAGAAGTCGCTGCTCCGGAAAACAAAATGGTTCGGGATGTAGTTTTTGAAAATGAAGGTACAGCAAAAAGCGCAATGACAGGAATATACAACGAACTGTTTAGGGCTGAATTTTCTAATGGCCAGCGCAATAGTATTACTATTTTGTCTGGTTTCTCTGGTGATAATATTAGTAATATTTATGATACCAATATTGAACGAATACAATTTGAACAAAATGAAATTATCCCTGACAACAGTGGCAACCTAAGTATTTGGTCTAGTGCATATAATATAATTTATATGACTAATTCTTTACTCGAAGGCCTGGAAAATTCAGGAGGAATATCGGAACAGGTCAAAACTCAATTAGAAGGTGAAGCTCGCTTCATCCGAGCCTTTTCATATTTCAACCTGGTTAATTTATACAGTGATATTCCATTGCTTTTAACTACAGATTATGAAGAAAACCAACTTTTATCAAGAACACCAATGAGCGAAGTATATGAAGAAATAATTAATGATTTGTTGTTAGCTGAGGAATTATTGGGAGGTGAATTTCCCGAAAATGAAAGAACCAGGGTAAATAGTTACACCGCAAGTGCATTATTGGCCAGAGTCTATCTATACCTCGAAGATTGGGATAACGCTGAAACTTTTAGCAGCAAGGTAATTGAGGCAACATCCAACTACGAAATTTTAAATGATCCCGAAGAAGTATTTCTGGCAAATAGTAAGGAAGCAATTTGGCAAATCTCCCCACTTGGTGGAGGTGGTCTTTCCACCCATACAAATGAAGGTAATCTTTTAATTGTAGATCCTGTGCTTTCTTTTCTGGCCGGTATTGAATTAGAAGAGGAATTGGCTGCTATTTTTGACCAGGAAGATAAACGCCTAGCCAATTGGATAGGATATGATTCCGGGCTAGAAGTTTTTTTTGCGCATAAGTACAAAATCAGGAATAGTAATGATTACCCAATAGAAGAATATTCCATGGTAATGCGTCTGGCAGAACAATACCTCATACGGGCAGAAGCCCGTGCGCACTTAGGAGACCTCCCCGAAGCTTTACAAGATATTGATGTCATTCGAGAACGCGCAGGGATTTCATTAATTTCTGAGATCAGTCCAGAAATTGGCCAACAAGCACTCCTTGATATCATAATGCTAGAACGCAGAAAAGAATTATTTACAGAATGGGGTCATCGTTGGTTTGATCTAAAACGTACGGGAAGGGCAGGTGAAGTTCTTGGGAGCCAAAACCCATTATGGGAAGCTACTGATATTTGGTACCCCATCCCTTCTGAAGAACGTATGCGGAATCCTAATCTAAGTCAGAATGAAGGTTATTAA
- a CDS encoding M16 family metallopeptidase: protein MTHLKLCLPIIFNFLFGISCLSQESNQENLQTLPLDPTVKYGKLDNGFTYYLKRNKNPEEKVILSLIVKAGYINEDKDQLQYAHLLEHLVAKQTRSYPNVSEYFSNAGGFKNAYTTGTYTFYKATIPSSDKKILNGSLHIFKEFAQGNEWNKESIATERAAVQGEMRTSNPYRRWRELSRKKELFQNSGNRMFNEKEHIENLQQYNHQALRRFYEDWYRPDLQAAVIVGDINVDSLEYEIIDLFSDLKNPPVPVPKQQIERIDKILNNKNQFSIVTDSIGSGIQLEIIRKRPNFDLEAKTEDDYKDMLLQQLYENVLSEKQKIFEVQYDSPFEYFDPDFKIDHYPGRYLKTSLMRLELREGNLEELNSSFRRGLIAWKQLHVGIQENDLIQAKKRVYQYYKDQRRKGSDFITQRLLKHFTDGKVAPGPHMEAKVASKILAQIELKDFHKFIKKYGDFSRNTHYIFYKGKNKDLPESELLKEWVKEVEKMPVEPFTKPNPAIKSLDDVANIPNNEAMVRAELSKNLVGVSTIILPNDVKVMLKPSNPISDQFVNSISIKAFRPIPAPLNKKREYLLGQVSPEVIQYSGAGSYNKFELESFMDDNNINLHLYADPEYQHINGEANEGNLTEFLNLLYLYFDQHRKDEKAFKAWKENKSKKLRGMGLRGSTEFTMDKIKTAWYPELSVLNIRDLRRLEMKEVFRAAKDNFSDIGGFTFIITGDFDKDKISKILINTLSKFPAHKKENLTRKKLIFPLEPIKENLEYKNTNQVYARLFFPVKAKRTIKTQIELQLLSKALHERIYERLRNGCYAPSARGHWVNTDTYAFEIVFDSALGNEDKLLQYAIEEFEELQRDGVDQEWLDIAIRKELNSYEARFSNFGYFNFWPNYLERKTVFEEDIVQEVLKYGTILEHFINLNDINNAVQQFMTQENYQEFLGYPENYKASNNLIINN from the coding sequence ATGACACATTTAAAATTATGCCTGCCAATTATATTTAATTTCCTTTTTGGAATAAGTTGCCTGTCTCAAGAATCTAATCAGGAAAACCTTCAAACTTTACCTTTGGATCCCACGGTAAAGTATGGAAAATTGGATAATGGATTTACATATTATTTAAAAAGAAATAAAAACCCGGAAGAAAAAGTCATTCTAAGTTTGATTGTAAAAGCAGGATATATCAATGAAGATAAAGATCAACTGCAATATGCTCATTTATTAGAACACCTGGTCGCTAAACAAACCCGAAGTTATCCAAATGTCAGTGAGTATTTTAGTAATGCCGGGGGATTTAAGAATGCCTACACGACTGGCACTTATACATTTTATAAAGCAACTATACCATCTTCCGACAAAAAAATCCTAAATGGAAGCCTGCATATATTTAAGGAGTTCGCACAAGGAAATGAATGGAACAAAGAATCTATTGCTACCGAACGCGCTGCGGTTCAAGGTGAAATGAGAACTTCAAATCCTTATAGAAGATGGCGAGAACTTAGCAGAAAAAAAGAATTATTTCAGAATTCAGGAAACAGGATGTTCAATGAAAAAGAACACATTGAAAACCTACAACAATACAACCATCAGGCTTTACGGAGATTTTACGAAGATTGGTATCGACCTGATTTACAGGCCGCCGTTATTGTTGGAGATATAAATGTTGACAGTCTCGAGTATGAAATTATAGACTTGTTTTCAGATCTAAAAAACCCACCGGTTCCTGTACCTAAACAACAAATCGAAAGAATTGATAAAATACTTAATAATAAAAATCAGTTTTCTATAGTAACTGACAGTATTGGTTCGGGTATTCAACTCGAAATTATTCGCAAACGACCTAATTTCGATTTAGAAGCCAAAACGGAAGATGACTATAAAGATATGCTACTACAGCAACTTTATGAAAATGTGCTAAGTGAAAAACAAAAGATATTTGAAGTACAGTATGATTCTCCCTTCGAATATTTTGACCCCGATTTTAAAATTGATCATTATCCAGGCCGATATTTAAAGACAAGTCTTATGAGACTTGAGTTAAGAGAAGGCAACCTAGAAGAATTAAATTCAAGTTTCCGTAGAGGATTAATTGCCTGGAAACAATTGCACGTTGGGATTCAGGAAAATGATTTGATCCAGGCAAAAAAGAGGGTTTATCAATATTATAAAGACCAAAGGCGTAAAGGTTCCGATTTTATCACCCAGCGTCTTTTAAAGCATTTCACAGATGGTAAGGTAGCTCCAGGGCCGCATATGGAAGCAAAAGTAGCTTCTAAAATTCTAGCTCAAATTGAACTTAAGGATTTCCATAAGTTTATTAAAAAATATGGCGATTTTTCCCGGAATACCCATTATATCTTCTACAAAGGGAAAAATAAAGATTTGCCGGAAAGTGAACTACTAAAAGAATGGGTTAAAGAAGTAGAAAAAATGCCTGTCGAACCTTTTACCAAACCTAACCCTGCTATAAAAAGTTTAGATGATGTAGCGAATATCCCCAATAACGAAGCAATGGTTAGAGCTGAACTTTCAAAAAACCTGGTTGGAGTATCAACTATCATACTTCCCAATGATGTAAAAGTTATGCTCAAACCCAGCAACCCCATTTCAGATCAGTTCGTAAATTCTATTTCAATCAAAGCCTTCCGCCCCATCCCGGCCCCATTAAATAAGAAAAGAGAATATCTCCTGGGACAGGTTTCCCCAGAAGTAATTCAATACAGTGGCGCTGGATCCTATAATAAGTTTGAACTAGAAAGTTTTATGGATGATAACAATATCAACCTTCATTTATATGCAGATCCGGAATATCAGCATATTAATGGGGAAGCTAACGAAGGAAATCTTACAGAGTTTCTAAATCTTTTATATCTATACTTTGACCAGCATCGAAAGGATGAGAAAGCATTTAAAGCCTGGAAAGAAAATAAATCCAAAAAATTAAGAGGAATGGGACTAAGAGGATCCACAGAATTTACTATGGATAAAATAAAAACCGCTTGGTATCCTGAGTTATCGGTTTTAAACATCCGGGATTTAAGAAGGCTTGAAATGAAGGAGGTATTTAGAGCTGCAAAAGATAATTTTTCAGATATCGGAGGATTTACTTTTATAATTACCGGTGATTTTGATAAGGACAAAATCTCAAAAATATTGATAAATACGCTTTCGAAGTTTCCGGCGCATAAAAAAGAAAATCTGACCAGGAAGAAATTAATATTCCCATTAGAACCAATAAAAGAAAACCTGGAATATAAGAACACCAATCAGGTGTACGCCCGGCTTTTTTTTCCGGTTAAAGCCAAAAGGACTATTAAAACTCAAATAGAACTTCAATTGCTATCAAAGGCTTTACACGAACGAATCTATGAACGATTGCGGAATGGTTGCTACGCCCCATCAGCCCGCGGGCATTGGGTAAATACCGATACATATGCCTTTGAGATTGTATTTGATAGCGCCCTTGGAAATGAAGATAAGCTTCTACAATATGCTATAGAGGAATTTGAAGAATTACAAAGGGATGGTGTGGATCAAGAATGGTTAGATATTGCGATTAGGAAGGAATTGAATTCTTATGAAGCCAGGTTCAGCAATTTTGGGTATTTCAATTTTTGGCCAAACTATTTAGAACGTAAAACAGTATTCGAAGAAGATATAGTCCAGGAAGTCTTGAAATATGGGACAATTTTGGAGCACTTTATCAATTTGAATGACATCAATAACGCCGTACAGCAATTTATGACCCAAGAAAATTATCAGGAATTTTTAGGGTATCCTGAAAATTATAAAGCCTCAAATAATTTGATTATTAACAATTAA
- a CDS encoding DUF6520 family protein, whose amino-acid sequence MKNEVKRQKTISATSFSVTLLKILLRDDAGGSRLPVLQRHYLLIYKFNTMKNLKFLLPMLAMIFAIGLMFATPTEDNDPDNDYVILNGSWEAIPEQNCEAGEFDCQVRYGQNGPVLEVYDAMGDEEPKPSGTETPTVINP is encoded by the coding sequence TTGAAGAATGAAGTTAAGAGGCAAAAAACTATAAGCGCTACTTCATTTTCAGTAACACTCCTAAAGATATTATTGCGCGATGATGCAGGTGGAAGCCGATTACCTGTTTTGCAACGGCATTATTTATTAATCTATAAATTTAATACAATGAAAAATTTAAAATTTTTATTACCGATGTTGGCAATGATATTTGCCATAGGATTGATGTTTGCAACTCCCACTGAGGACAATGATCCGGACAATGATTATGTCATATTAAATGGCTCTTGGGAAGCGATTCCTGAACAGAATTGTGAAGCTGGAGAATTTGACTGTCAGGTACGTTATGGACAAAATGGGCCTGTTTTAGAAGTTTATGATGCCATGGGGGATGAGGAGCCAAAACCTAGTGGTACAGAAACACCAACTGTCATTAACCCATAA